From Mytilus edulis chromosome 9, xbMytEdul2.2, whole genome shotgun sequence, the proteins below share one genomic window:
- the LOC139490081 gene encoding uncharacterized protein, translated as MRIDEFNSFNEEAIETTTLTSFTPSEGSSAGLAVGLVIGAVLLVCALIVIIILIRRHTWSNPREKIKNNIGENDYIGSQDIALPLAANHSRHMQNTGKYNGSSDTSLRANAHNNTVHHDYTNVGVVNGLVHNDGQVPKHACRQDKTFADNHMPNDDEYAVVDPTAETSFNKTTYNRTGTADSYMVLDPTQTGFNRQILSNTPVGYEFTKPVHDTENKIIEDDQYAISDGVYDHSGNNRHKESDKNIYNHTVDTIYDSGSHKINEEGREDTYDHFFGQTTEDDYDISTTT; from the exons ATGAGAATTGATGAATTTAATAGTTTTAATGAAGAAG CTATAGAAACTACGACACTTACATCATTTACCCCAAGTGAAGGTTCAAGTGCAG GTTTGGCTGTAGGCCTGGTAATTGGTGCTGTGTTACTAGTATGTGCTCTTATTGTGATTATTATTCTTATACGAAG GCATACTTGGAGCAATccaagagaaaaaataaaaaacaatatcgGAGAAAATGACTATATTGGAAGTCAAGACATAGCTTTACCACTAGCCGCTAATCACTCGAGACATATGCAAAATACTGGCAAATATAACGGGAGTAGTGATACTAGTCTTCGTGCTAATGCTCATAACAATACTGTTCATCACGACTACACAAACGTAGGTGTAGTTAACGGTTTAGTCCATAATGATGGTCAGGTACCTAAACATGCATGCCGTCAGGATAAAACATTTGCAGACAATCACATGCCGAATGACGATGAATATGCGGTCGTTGATCCTACTGCTGAAACAAGTTTCAATAAGACTACGTACAACAGAACTGGAACAGCAGACAGTTATATGGTTTTAGATCCAACCCAAACGGGTTTCAATAGACAAATACTTTCTAACACTCCTGTAGGCTATGAGTTTACAAAGCCTGTTCATGATACAGAGAACAAAATTATAGAAGATGATCAATATGCTATATCTGATGGAGTGTACGACCATTCAGGAAATAATCGTCACAAGGAATCCGACAAAAACATCTATAATCATACCGTTGATACTATTTACGACTCCGGAAGTCACAAAATAAATGAGGAAGGGAGAGAAGATACATATGATCATTTCTTTGGACAAACTACAGAAGATGATTATGATATATCAACAACTACATAA